One Sediminicola sp. YIK13 DNA segment encodes these proteins:
- the glgB gene encoding 1,4-alpha-glucan branching protein GlgB, whose protein sequence is MPGVLSHSLFSNFDIHLFRSGKHYRLYEKLGSHPMKVDGVEGTYFAVWAPSANAVYVVGDFNYWQQDHKLNVRWDGSGIWEGFIPGTGKGTLYKYKIHSNNDGIVTEKADPFARSCEHPPRTASVVWEGNYTWKDEDWMENREAKNGLDCPHSVYEVHLGSWKRKSDNSFMTYKELADDLVNYVKEMNFTHVEFMPIMEYPYDPSWGYQLTGYFAPTSRFGSPEDFKLLVDKLHQNGIGVILDWVPSHFPEDAHGLGMFDGSHLFEHPDKRRGYHPDWKSLIFNYGRNEVRAFLISNALFWLDQFHADALRVDAVASMLYLDYSREEGEWEPNIYGNNENLEAISFVRELNEAVYLNFNGVQMIAEESTSFSMVSRPVSIGGLGFGMKWMMGWMNDTLEYFKNDPIHRRHHQNDITFSMTYTFTENFMLPFSHDEVVYGKQSLLYRMPGDEWQRFANLRLLYGYMFTHPGAKLLFMGAEFGQSSEWNFQASLDWHLLQYDVHSGIQKLVKDLNTLYRNHPALYEKQFTDEGFQWIDYGDHENSVLTFIRKGVNKKDDLIIACNFTPILRLNYRVGIQKAGRLKEIFNTDDEKYGGSGSTNNKELKVESIPWHGNKKSMELDIPPLGVVILK, encoded by the coding sequence ATGCCAGGCGTACTATCTCATAGTCTATTTTCTAATTTCGACATACATTTATTCAGATCAGGAAAACATTACCGACTTTATGAGAAATTAGGATCCCATCCCATGAAGGTCGATGGGGTAGAGGGTACTTATTTTGCTGTTTGGGCTCCTTCTGCCAATGCTGTTTATGTTGTCGGGGATTTTAATTATTGGCAACAGGACCATAAGTTGAATGTTCGTTGGGACGGCAGTGGTATTTGGGAAGGTTTTATTCCAGGGACTGGTAAGGGCACACTATATAAGTATAAGATTCATTCCAACAATGATGGAATAGTTACTGAAAAGGCAGATCCTTTTGCCAGATCCTGTGAACATCCCCCTAGGACCGCTTCGGTTGTTTGGGAAGGGAACTATACATGGAAAGATGAGGATTGGATGGAAAATAGGGAAGCCAAAAATGGTTTGGATTGTCCGCATTCTGTTTATGAAGTGCATTTGGGATCCTGGAAACGCAAAAGTGATAATTCGTTTATGACCTATAAGGAGTTGGCCGATGATTTGGTCAACTACGTGAAGGAGATGAATTTTACCCATGTGGAATTTATGCCCATTATGGAATATCCCTATGATCCATCGTGGGGATATCAGTTAACGGGTTATTTTGCACCTACTTCAAGATTTGGAAGCCCAGAAGACTTTAAACTTTTGGTGGATAAGCTGCACCAAAATGGTATTGGGGTAATCCTGGATTGGGTACCGTCCCATTTTCCTGAGGATGCACACGGATTAGGGATGTTCGATGGTTCGCATCTTTTTGAACACCCCGATAAAAGAAGGGGATATCATCCAGATTGGAAAAGTCTCATCTTTAACTATGGAAGGAATGAAGTCCGTGCTTTTTTAATTAGCAATGCCCTGTTCTGGTTAGACCAGTTTCATGCAGATGCCTTGCGTGTAGATGCCGTAGCTTCCATGCTTTACCTAGATTATTCCAGGGAAGAAGGGGAGTGGGAACCAAATATATATGGAAACAATGAAAATCTGGAAGCCATTTCATTTGTAAGGGAGCTCAATGAGGCTGTTTACCTGAATTTTAATGGGGTACAGATGATAGCAGAGGAATCTACCTCATTTTCAATGGTATCACGCCCGGTAAGCATTGGAGGGCTGGGTTTTGGTATGAAATGGATGATGGGTTGGATGAACGACACCTTGGAATATTTTAAAAATGACCCTATCCATAGAAGGCATCATCAAAATGACATCACCTTTAGCATGACCTATACGTTTACCGAAAATTTCATGCTTCCCTTTTCTCACGATGAGGTAGTGTATGGTAAACAATCCTTGTTGTACCGTATGCCAGGTGATGAATGGCAACGCTTTGCAAATTTACGACTGTTATATGGGTATATGTTTACCCATCCCGGTGCTAAACTCCTGTTTATGGGGGCCGAATTTGGTCAGTCGTCCGAATGGAATTTTCAAGCTAGTTTGGATTGGCATTTACTTCAATATGATGTTCATTCAGGAATCCAGAAATTGGTGAAAGACTTGAATACCTTATATCGCAATCATCCCGCTTTATACGAAAAACAATTTACGGATGAAGGCTTTCAATGGATAGATTATGGCGATCATGAAAATTCAGTGCTTACCTTTATCCGAAAAGGGGTCAATAAAAAAGATGATCTCATCATAGCCTGTAATTTCACCCCCATTTTAAGGCTTAATTACCGAGTAGGGATACAAAAAGCAGGAAGACTGAAAGAAATTTTTAATACTGATGATGAGAAGTACGGCGGAAGCGGAAGTACTAACAATAAGGAGCTCAAAGTGGAAAGTATCCCTTGGCACGGGAATAAAAAATCCATGGAATTGGATATTCCACCTTTGGGTGTAGTAATACTTAAATAA
- the lpdA gene encoding dihydrolipoyl dehydrogenase, translating into MSNFDVIVLGSGPGGYVTAIRASQLGFKTAVIEKENLGGVCLNWGCIPTKALLKSAQVFEYLKHAGDYGLTVDGFDKDFDAVVKRSRNVADGMSKGVQFLMKKNKIEVIDGFGKLMPGKKVRVTDADGKETEYSANNIIIATGARSRELPSLPQDGKKIIGYRKAMTLEKQPKKMVVVGSGAIGIEFAYFYNSMGTEVTVVEFLPNVVPVEDEDISKQLERTFKKSGIKIMTSSEVTKVDTSGEGVKVTVKTSKGEEIIEADIVLSAVGIKSNIENIGLEEVGIAVDRDKILVNDYYQTNIPGYYAIGDVTPGQALAHVASAEGILCVEKLAGMHVEPLDYGNIPGCTYCTPEIASVGLTEKQAKEKGYELKVGKFPFSASGKAKASGTPDGFVKVIFDAKYGEWLGCHMIGAGVTDMIAEAVVARKLETTGHEILKAVHPHPTMSEAVMEAVADAYGEVIHL; encoded by the coding sequence ATGAGCAATTTCGATGTTATTGTTTTAGGTAGTGGTCCAGGTGGTTATGTAACAGCCATTAGAGCTTCACAATTAGGGTTCAAAACCGCTGTAATTGAAAAAGAAAATCTAGGTGGTGTTTGTTTAAACTGGGGCTGTATCCCAACTAAAGCGTTGTTAAAATCTGCTCAGGTTTTTGAATATTTGAAGCATGCTGGAGATTATGGACTTACCGTTGACGGATTCGATAAAGATTTCGATGCAGTCGTTAAACGAAGTCGTAACGTTGCCGATGGGATGAGCAAAGGGGTTCAATTCCTTATGAAGAAAAACAAAATCGAGGTCATCGATGGATTTGGTAAATTGATGCCTGGAAAAAAGGTAAGGGTTACAGATGCCGATGGGAAGGAAACCGAATACAGCGCCAATAACATTATTATCGCCACTGGAGCGCGTAGTAGAGAGTTGCCTAGTTTGCCACAGGATGGTAAGAAAATCATAGGATACAGAAAAGCCATGACCTTGGAAAAGCAACCTAAGAAAATGGTTGTCGTAGGGAGTGGAGCTATAGGAATAGAATTTGCATACTTCTACAATTCAATGGGCACAGAAGTCACCGTTGTGGAATTTTTACCGAATGTTGTTCCTGTAGAAGATGAGGACATCTCTAAACAATTAGAGCGCACCTTCAAAAAATCTGGTATAAAAATCATGACCTCTTCTGAAGTGACCAAGGTAGATACTTCCGGAGAAGGTGTTAAAGTGACCGTAAAGACAAGTAAAGGAGAAGAAATAATAGAGGCGGATATCGTTCTTTCTGCTGTTGGTATCAAATCCAATATCGAAAACATTGGTTTGGAAGAGGTAGGAATTGCCGTTGACCGTGATAAGATTCTAGTAAACGATTACTATCAGACAAATATCCCTGGATATTACGCCATAGGGGATGTTACCCCTGGGCAGGCTTTGGCCCACGTTGCCTCAGCTGAAGGAATACTTTGTGTGGAAAAACTTGCAGGCATGCATGTAGAGCCATTGGATTATGGCAATATCCCCGGATGTACCTATTGTACCCCGGAAATTGCATCAGTTGGACTTACAGAAAAACAGGCCAAGGAAAAAGGGTACGAACTTAAGGTTGGTAAATTCCCATTCTCTGCGAGCGGTAAGGCTAAAGCATCCGGGACCCCAGACGGATTTGTAAAAGTAATTTTTGATGCCAAGTACGGCGAATGGTTAGGTTGCCATATGATTGGTGCCGGAGTTACCGATATGATTGCAGAGGCTGTAGTGGCCCGCAAATTGGAAACTACTGGTCATGAGATCTTAAAAGCAGTTCATCCACACCCAACGATGAGTGAAGCGGTTATGGAAGCTGTTGCTGATGCTTATGGCGAAGTAATTCACCTATAA
- the msrB gene encoding peptide-methionine (R)-S-oxide reductase MsrB, with protein sequence MDKKYSVEKSEAEWKSQLTDEEYRILRKKGTEYPHTGKFNIHSEDGSYHCRACDAKLFESQHKFDSGCGWPSFDQAVEGAIEYIRDNTHGMIRTETVCANCGGHLGHVFNDGPQETTGQRYCINSVSIDFDPEK encoded by the coding sequence ATGGATAAAAAATATAGCGTAGAGAAATCGGAAGCAGAGTGGAAATCCCAATTGACGGATGAGGAATATAGAATCTTGCGAAAAAAAGGAACGGAATACCCACACACCGGAAAGTTCAACATCCATTCCGAGGATGGGTCCTACCATTGCAGAGCATGCGATGCTAAACTCTTTGAAAGTCAGCATAAATTTGATAGTGGTTGTGGTTGGCCATCTTTTGACCAAGCTGTTGAGGGAGCTATTGAATACATCCGCGACAATACCCACGGAATGATCAGGACCGAGACGGTCTGTGCCAATTGTGGTGGTCATTTGGGACACGTTTTTAACGATGGCCCTCAGGAGACGACGGGTCAACGCTACTGTATCAATTCTGTAAGTATCGATTTTGATCCCGAAAAATAA
- the xerD gene encoding site-specific tyrosine recombinase XerD gives MNWRQGLKDYQDYLKIERGLSKNSIHNYSLDVEKLILFLNTNSIQENPIAIGRETVQQFIYEIAKVVNPRSQARIISGLKSFFNFLIFEDYRSDNPMDLIESPKVGRKLPDTLSEDEINNLIAAIDLSKEEGERNRAMLETLYGCGLRVSELVNLQISDLYFEEDFIKVTGKGDKQRFVPISKINKKYINIYKNEKRVHLKIQKGHEDILFLNRRGKQLTRAMVFTIIKQLAAKIELNKIISPHTFRHSFASHLLGNGADLRAIQQMLGHESITTTEIYLHLDRTELSKVLNEFHPRK, from the coding sequence ATGAATTGGCGACAAGGGCTCAAAGATTATCAAGATTACCTCAAAATAGAGCGGGGACTTTCCAAGAACTCCATCCATAATTACTCCTTGGATGTTGAAAAACTAATCCTTTTCCTCAATACCAATAGCATCCAAGAAAATCCTATTGCGATTGGTAGGGAAACTGTACAACAGTTTATTTATGAAATAGCCAAAGTCGTCAACCCCCGATCCCAGGCTAGAATCATATCTGGTTTAAAGAGTTTTTTTAATTTTTTGATTTTTGAGGATTACCGAAGTGATAATCCAATGGATTTAATAGAGTCACCCAAAGTGGGTCGCAAGCTCCCTGATACCCTATCAGAAGATGAGATCAATAATCTTATTGCGGCCATAGATCTTTCCAAAGAGGAGGGTGAACGCAATAGGGCCATGTTGGAAACCCTTTACGGCTGTGGGTTACGGGTATCCGAATTGGTAAACCTACAGATTTCCGATCTTTATTTTGAGGAGGACTTTATAAAGGTTACTGGTAAGGGAGACAAGCAACGTTTTGTTCCCATAAGTAAGATCAATAAAAAATACATCAATATCTACAAGAATGAAAAAAGGGTCCATCTAAAAATTCAAAAAGGCCATGAAGATATCCTTTTTCTCAACCGAAGGGGCAAGCAACTGACAAGGGCCATGGTATTTACCATCATTAAACAATTGGCAGCAAAAATAGAACTGAACAAAATTATTAGCCCCCACACCTTTCGGCATTCCTTTGCATCCCATTTATTGGGTAACGGTGCCGACCTAAGGGCCATCCAGCAGATGTTGGGACATGAGAGCATTACCACAACAGAAATCTATTTGCATTTGGACAGGACCGAGCTTTCCAAGGTCCTCAACGAATTCCATCCTAGGAAATAG
- the msrB gene encoding peptide-methionine (R)-S-oxide reductase MsrB gives MIKNIVLIFCIVLTGCKGNSQEKKQATNSGTENFSIVKSQEEWKKELTDMQYYVLREAGTERAFTSDLLKEKREGTYVCAACGTPLFKSEHKFDSGTGWPSFDRAIEGNVAYDVDYKIGYKRTEEHCAVCGGHLGHVFEDGPRETTGERHCINGTAMKFVPAK, from the coding sequence ATGATCAAGAATATCGTTCTTATTTTCTGTATTGTCCTAACAGGGTGTAAAGGAAATTCACAAGAAAAAAAGCAAGCTACGAATAGCGGTACTGAAAATTTCAGCATTGTAAAATCCCAGGAAGAATGGAAAAAGGAGCTTACGGATATGCAGTACTATGTGCTCAGGGAGGCCGGCACCGAAAGAGCTTTTACCAGTGATCTTCTAAAGGAAAAAAGAGAAGGAACTTATGTATGTGCCGCATGTGGCACCCCATTGTTTAAATCAGAGCATAAATTTGATTCCGGAACCGGCTGGCCTAGTTTTGACAGAGCCATAGAAGGTAATGTTGCCTATGACGTGGATTATAAAATTGGCTATAAACGCACCGAAGAGCACTGTGCTGTGTGCGGGGGTCATTTAGGTCATGTATTTGAAGACGGCCCAAGAGAAACAACTGGCGAAAGACACTGTATCAATGGTACTGCTATGAAATTTGTTCCAGCCAAGTAA
- a CDS encoding M48 family metallopeptidase — protein MKKILWVAALLLIASACKTNPFTGQRTLNFYPNSQVFPTAFAQYDQFLEANKVETGTADAKMISKVGQRIAAASERWLTANGYPGYLKDYKWEYNLVKDETVNAWCMPGGKIVFYTGILPICQGETGIAVVMGHEVAHALADHGAQRMSAGTLQQLGAVAGNVAIKDESTLAVFNQAYGIGTTVGGMLPFSRSHETEADKIGLQIMAIAGYDPKEAAELWKRMKANSGGQGPPEFLSTHPSNDTRINNLTVWAPEAEAEARKFGVTSFQ, from the coding sequence ATGAAGAAGATACTATGGGTAGCAGCCCTTTTGTTAATTGCCTCGGCGTGTAAAACGAATCCCTTTACGGGTCAACGAACGTTGAATTTTTATCCAAATAGTCAAGTTTTTCCTACTGCTTTCGCGCAGTATGACCAATTTTTGGAGGCTAATAAGGTGGAGACCGGAACAGCAGATGCCAAAATGATCTCTAAGGTGGGGCAACGGATTGCTGCTGCTTCAGAGCGTTGGTTAACTGCCAATGGGTATCCCGGATATTTAAAAGATTATAAATGGGAGTACAATCTTGTCAAAGATGAGACAGTAAATGCTTGGTGTATGCCCGGAGGTAAGATTGTTTTTTACACAGGGATATTGCCTATTTGTCAAGGAGAGACAGGTATTGCCGTAGTTATGGGTCATGAAGTTGCCCACGCCCTGGCAGATCATGGGGCTCAGCGAATGAGTGCCGGAACGCTACAGCAATTAGGGGCAGTAGCCGGTAATGTTGCCATAAAAGACGAAAGTACGCTTGCTGTTTTTAATCAGGCCTATGGGATAGGTACTACAGTGGGTGGAATGCTTCCTTTTAGTAGAAGCCACGAAACCGAAGCCGATAAGATTGGTCTTCAGATTATGGCCATTGCTGGGTATGATCCTAAGGAGGCAGCGGAACTTTGGAAAAGAATGAAAGCCAATAGTGGGGGACAAGGGCCACCGGAATTTTTAAGTACACACCCTTCCAACGATACAAGGATCAACAACTTGACCGTTTGGGCACCGGAAGCTGAAGCGGAAGCTAGAAAATTTGGAGTCACCTCTTTTCAGTAA
- the aroQ gene encoding type II 3-dehydroquinate dehydratase, with protein sequence MKIIIINGPNLNLLGKREPEIYGSATFEDFFTELQFKYKEVQLEYFQTNIEGEIINKLHDCGFDGYDGIILNAGAYTHTSIGIGDAIKGIKTPVVEVHISNTFAREEFRHISYISPVAKGVILGFGLQSYDLAIQSYLS encoded by the coding sequence ATGAAAATTATTATCATCAACGGACCAAATCTCAACCTTTTGGGAAAAAGGGAGCCAGAAATCTACGGCAGTGCTACTTTTGAAGATTTTTTTACGGAATTGCAGTTCAAATATAAAGAAGTGCAATTAGAGTATTTTCAAACCAACATAGAAGGCGAGATCATCAATAAATTACACGATTGTGGATTTGATGGCTATGATGGTATTATTTTAAATGCTGGTGCCTATACCCATACTTCCATCGGGATAGGGGATGCAATTAAGGGCATCAAAACTCCAGTGGTTGAGGTGCATATCAGTAATACGTTTGCACGGGAAGAATTTAGGCACATATCCTATATCTCACCAGTGGCCAAAGGGGTTATCCTTGGCTTTGGTCTACAAAGTTATGATCTGGCCATTCAGAGTTACCTAAGCTGA
- a CDS encoding MFS transporter, producing MGSITLVKGSKKLLNAWAFYDWANSVYSLVIASAIFPIFYGALFRSANIEKVVLFGGEIARGPLISYVTSAAFLFIAIITPLLSGVADYLGNKKLFLKFFCYLGGISCMGLYWFSLENIYLGLLCYFFGLVGFWVSFAFNNSYLPDIAFPEQQDRISAKGFSLGYIGSVILLLFNLAMVMKPEFFGITSDGGEIAEIKAMKYSFLSVGIWWMVFSQYTFYHLPKGNKREGPKEQVLLNGFKELKSVWKQLGKEVRLKRYLGAFFVYSMAVQTVMLIATYFGEEEISWGSDNERTMGLIISILVIQIVAILGATLTAKASKAFGNIKTLIVVNILWIAICIYAYFVITPMDFYIAAGCVGIVMGGIQALSRSTYSKFIPQTKDTTSFFSFYDVSEKIGIVIGTFMYGFIAQLTGSMRNATIFLGLFFIIGAFLLTRVPKK from the coding sequence ATGGGAAGTATCACTTTGGTTAAGGGGAGTAAGAAATTATTGAATGCTTGGGCTTTTTATGATTGGGCAAATTCAGTCTATAGCCTGGTCATAGCCTCCGCTATATTTCCCATTTTTTACGGGGCCTTGTTCCGCAGCGCCAATATAGAAAAGGTCGTTTTATTTGGAGGGGAAATAGCAAGGGGTCCGTTGATCAGTTATGTGACCTCGGCAGCGTTTTTATTCATAGCCATCATCACCCCGCTCTTGTCAGGAGTGGCAGATTATCTGGGCAACAAAAAGTTATTTCTTAAATTTTTCTGCTATTTGGGAGGTATTTCTTGTATGGGCCTTTATTGGTTCTCTTTGGAAAATATTTACCTGGGATTGCTTTGTTATTTCTTTGGTTTGGTAGGTTTTTGGGTCAGCTTTGCCTTTAACAACTCCTACCTGCCTGATATTGCATTTCCAGAACAACAGGATCGCATCAGTGCCAAGGGATTTTCCTTGGGGTACATAGGGAGTGTTATATTACTGCTGTTTAATTTGGCCATGGTCATGAAGCCCGAATTCTTTGGTATTACCTCGGATGGCGGGGAAATTGCAGAGATAAAAGCGATGAAGTATTCTTTCTTATCTGTTGGAATATGGTGGATGGTTTTTAGTCAATATACTTTTTACCATTTACCTAAGGGCAATAAAAGAGAGGGTCCAAAAGAACAAGTACTCCTAAATGGTTTCAAGGAATTGAAAAGTGTCTGGAAACAACTGGGCAAGGAGGTTCGGTTAAAAAGGTATCTAGGCGCTTTTTTTGTTTACAGTATGGCCGTACAGACGGTAATGCTCATCGCTACTTATTTTGGGGAAGAAGAAATAAGCTGGGGTTCAGATAATGAACGTACCATGGGGCTAATCATCAGCATTCTGGTGATACAGATCGTTGCTATTTTAGGAGCAACACTAACAGCAAAAGCTTCCAAGGCTTTTGGGAACATTAAAACCCTGATTGTGGTCAATATTTTGTGGATAGCCATATGTATCTATGCCTATTTTGTGATCACCCCAATGGATTTTTATATTGCTGCGGGGTGCGTTGGGATAGTTATGGGCGGAATACAGGCCCTATCCAGATCTACGTATTCCAAATTTATTCCTCAAACGAAGGATACCACCTCGTTTTTTAGCTTTTATGATGTTTCAGAAAAGATAGGTATTGTCATAGGAACCTTTATGTATGGCTTTATCGCACAGCTTACAGGGAGCATGAGAAATGCCACCATTTTTCTAGGCCTATTCTTCATTATTGGGGCTTTTCTTTTGACCAGAGTGCCAAAAAAATAA
- a CDS encoding DUF3817 domain-containing protein, whose product MLKIFRLIAILEGVSFLLLFGLGMPLKYKGGIPEPNIYIGYAHGFLFIGYVVLALLLTIEKKWGLKKFIILFSASLLPFGTFYIDKKYLKPSA is encoded by the coding sequence ATGCTGAAAATTTTTAGATTGATTGCCATTTTGGAAGGAGTATCTTTCCTTCTGTTATTTGGATTGGGAATGCCATTAAAGTATAAAGGCGGAATTCCAGAACCCAATATATATATTGGCTATGCCCATGGATTTCTATTTATTGGATACGTAGTCCTTGCCCTTTTATTGACCATAGAGAAGAAATGGGGCCTTAAAAAGTTCATCATCCTTTTCTCTGCCTCCTTACTCCCATTTGGGACATTTTATATAGACAAGAAATATTTAAAACCTTCAGCTTAG
- a CDS encoding glycoside hydrolase family 31 protein encodes MITNTELEYKGNLYPNHIIDFKREADKLYFTTDNGVILEITVLRDSALRFRYATENIFEPDFSYAISEDASTGYNELEMEETPTEYLISTAKLKILVDKQTLRTQISDLEGNIINEDELGFHWEENYEYGGNTVKMSKITQSSESFYGLGDKATHSNLKGKRVTNWAMDQYAFAKDQDPLYKAIPFYVGLHNNKAYGVFFDNSFGTTFDFAHERRNITSFWADGGEMNYYFFYGPKITNVVKAYTDLTGKPELPPLWVLGFHQSKWSYFPESRVMEIATKFRDLKIPCDAIYLDIDYMEGFRCFTWNKNYFPEPKKMVKELNDIGFKTVAIIDPGIKVDKDYWVYQEGMENDYFCKRGDGPYMRGKVWPGECNFPDFTNPDVREWWAGLYKELIADIGIKGVWNDMNEPAVMEVPTKTFPLDVRHDYDGNPCSHRKAHNVYGTQMARATYEGVKKFTYPKRPFVITRSAFSGAQRYTSTWTGDNVATWEHLWIANVQVQRMCMSGMSFVGSDIGGFAEQPNGELFARWIQMGVFHPFCRVHSSGDHGDQEPWSFDNEVTDIVRKFIELRYQLLPYLYTMYWKYCKEGTPMIQSLVYFDQEDHQTHFRTDEFIFGEQILVCPVQEPNAQGRRMYIPKGKWYNFWTDEMVLGGKEKWVVADIDKVPLFIKEGALIPKYPVQQYVGELAIKELVLDVYFKKGIEDSTVYEDGQDGFDYKKGRYSVRNFKLRGKDDQLIIQQFKDGTFITSYETIKLKFHGLPFQIKSIQVDNETVSFEDVKLNGSNSIELSKEFNVLELTGI; translated from the coding sequence ATGATTACTAATACTGAACTTGAGTATAAAGGGAATTTATACCCTAACCATATAATAGATTTTAAAAGGGAAGCGGATAAGTTGTATTTCACGACCGATAATGGCGTTATTTTGGAAATAACCGTCCTAAGGGACAGTGCTTTGCGCTTTAGATATGCCACAGAAAATATTTTTGAACCCGATTTTTCTTATGCCATCAGCGAAGATGCCAGTACGGGGTACAACGAGTTGGAAATGGAGGAAACACCGACGGAATATTTGATAAGCACGGCCAAATTAAAAATATTGGTAGATAAGCAGACGTTAAGAACACAGATTTCCGATCTGGAAGGCAATATCATTAATGAAGATGAACTTGGATTTCACTGGGAGGAGAATTACGAGTACGGTGGTAATACCGTTAAAATGAGTAAAATAACCCAGTCTTCGGAGAGTTTTTATGGTCTGGGCGACAAGGCAACACATTCCAATCTAAAGGGAAAAAGAGTTACAAATTGGGCGATGGACCAGTATGCCTTTGCCAAAGATCAAGATCCGTTATATAAGGCCATTCCTTTTTATGTGGGATTGCACAATAATAAGGCCTATGGTGTCTTTTTTGATAATTCTTTTGGTACCACCTTCGATTTTGCACACGAAAGAAGGAATATAACAAGTTTTTGGGCTGACGGAGGGGAAATGAACTATTACTTTTTCTATGGACCAAAAATCACTAATGTAGTCAAAGCTTACACAGATCTCACTGGAAAACCAGAATTGCCACCATTATGGGTTCTGGGGTTTCATCAATCCAAGTGGAGCTACTTTCCGGAAAGTAGGGTTATGGAGATCGCTACTAAATTCAGGGACCTTAAAATCCCTTGTGATGCCATTTATTTGGATATCGATTACATGGAGGGTTTCCGATGTTTTACCTGGAACAAAAATTATTTCCCCGAGCCTAAAAAAATGGTAAAGGAATTAAATGATATTGGCTTTAAGACCGTGGCAATAATAGATCCAGGAATAAAAGTGGACAAGGATTACTGGGTGTACCAAGAGGGAATGGAAAATGACTATTTCTGCAAAAGAGGGGATGGCCCCTATATGCGTGGTAAGGTATGGCCAGGCGAATGTAATTTTCCAGATTTCACAAATCCGGACGTTCGCGAATGGTGGGCAGGACTCTATAAAGAATTAATTGCGGACATAGGCATTAAAGGGGTGTGGAACGACATGAACGAACCAGCAGTTATGGAAGTGCCCACCAAGACCTTTCCATTGGATGTGCGCCATGACTATGACGGTAACCCGTGTAGCCATAGGAAGGCTCATAATGTCTATGGAACCCAAATGGCCAGGGCAACCTATGAAGGAGTAAAAAAATTCACCTATCCCAAAAGGCCATTTGTAATCACAAGATCTGCTTTTTCAGGGGCACAACGCTATACATCTACTTGGACAGGTGATAATGTGGCAACTTGGGAACATTTATGGATTGCCAATGTACAGGTACAACGAATGTGCATGAGCGGGATGTCCTTTGTTGGGTCCGATATCGGTGGCTTTGCGGAACAACCCAATGGGGAGCTCTTTGCACGATGGATTCAAATGGGGGTTTTTCATCCCTTTTGCAGGGTGCATTCCAGCGGGGATCATGGAGACCAAGAGCCATGGTCTTTCGATAATGAGGTTACAGACATCGTAAGGAAATTTATTGAATTGAGGTATCAACTATTACCCTATTTATATACCATGTACTGGAAGTATTGTAAAGAAGGTACTCCCATGATACAGTCATTGGTTTATTTTGATCAAGAGGATCACCAAACTCATTTTAGAACGGATGAGTTTATTTTTGGTGAGCAGATCTTGGTCTGTCCCGTGCAAGAGCCAAATGCCCAAGGGAGAAGGATGTACATCCCTAAGGGAAAATGGTATAATTTTTGGACGGATGAAATGGTATTGGGTGGTAAGGAAAAATGGGTGGTGGCCGATATAGATAAAGTCCCACTGTTTATAAAAGAAGGTGCTTTAATACCAAAGTACCCTGTGCAACAATACGTTGGTGAACTGGCAATTAAAGAACTGGTCTTGGATGTTTATTTTAAAAAAGGAATAGAAGATTCTACAGTTTATGAAGATGGGCAGGATGGTTTTGATTACAAAAAGGGAAGGTACAGTGTCAGGAACTTTAAATTAAGGGGAAAAGATGATCAGTTGATTATCCAACAATTTAAGGATGGAACATTTATAACATCTTATGAAACCATAAAATTGAAGTTTCACGGTTTGCCATTTCAAATAAAAAGCATTCAAGTGGACAACGAAACTGTATCATTTGAAGATGTTAAATTAAATGGAAGCAACTCGATTGAATTGAGCAAAGAATTTAATGTATTAGAGTTAACGGGGATTTAA